The genomic region AGGAAAACTTATTATTTCCTgaacaacaaaaataattttaggaaaaaagaaaaacatgtTTGCAAGagtttaaaatgtaaattagAAGGCATAGAATATAAAGTTCACAATTTGGACAATTCAACtgatttttacaaaaatgtattaggtttcaaaattttagaaaaaggaaataatttcgctaaaatttttttaggaGTTAATGAAgcctatataaaaataatacaaaaagatGAAGAGAACATGACCATAGGGGAGGTATTGTGAAAGAATGTGATAAATAttgcttaaaaaaaagaaaaataaaaaaataataaataaatgaatgaataaataaaataatatttacctGATATAATTATGGTACAATGATATGCATATGGAGATTAATAAATGAGCCTACACACACACAACAAAAGAAGCAAATACATTAAcctataaatatacatatttgtataaaatgtTGGTGTATATtgtaattcatttattaaattttctcTAACGTTTTAATTGAATTTCTTTTACCTTTATGACAGCATTCTTTCCTTGGTTTGGgaatacatttaaaagaatttgatatagataaaacaaaaactTACAAAGGAAATGTGGAGGAggaaattgaaaaaagacCTATCACAGCTTGTATATTGCCAGATGAAGATGTAAAAGGaggaaaaataagaaaatactTATACAATAATTGTAAATTGCAAATATTTGAAGTGTAAGCATTTGAAGTGTtcaacattttaaatataaaaattcaaaaatttaattatgttatattaggCACAAGTCAGGAGGTTTTGGACCAACTGTTTCATAACTGACCCAGACGGTTATGGTATAGAAGTAGTGTTGCAAGATGATGGAAGCAAGCTTAATAGggtattacatatataaggaGAAtagacaattttttttttttttttttttataattcttaatgttatatatcgTGTGTGATATGCTCAATTTTCTGCTAAAATTTTCGTGCATGCACC from Plasmodium malariae genome assembly, chromosome: 11 harbors:
- the GILP gene encoding glyoxalase I, putative, with protein sequence MKIILILTFFLFFERYYFLNIQKRKTYYFLNNKNNFRKKEKHVCKSLKCKLEGIEYKVHNLDNSTDFYKNVLGFKILEKGNNFAKIFLGVNEAYIKIIQKDEENMTIGEHSFLGLGIHLKEFDIDKTKTYKGNVEEEIEKRPITACILPDEDAQVRRFWTNCFITDPDGYGIEVVLQDDGSKLNRIRLFTTSTKDSQKFYSDILGMDLVKIQSHLEEISYPWNIYGGMSYFYSSKKNLTLLQLAYAYDEDKLHMGNSLGNIILSFDDLNAVEKRLRENNIEIVKCQNGMLVKDTDGYDVYLKGNK